The proteins below come from a single Afipia felis ATCC 53690 genomic window:
- a CDS encoding heavy-metal-associated domain-containing protein, whose product MRLSDTCGGCVRSVTKAIQSVDPNAKVKTNPTARAVKVETTATQAAILQVLEEAGYSAAAN is encoded by the coding sequence ATCAGGCTATCTGATACCTGCGGCGGTTGCGTCAGATCGGTCACCAAGGCGATCCAGTCGGTTGATCCCAACGCCAAGGTCAAGACCAACCCCACCGCGCGTGCGGTCAAGGTCGAAACGACCGCGACACAGGCGGCGATCTTGCAGGTGCTCGAAGAAGCCGGCTACTCGGCGGCGGCGAACTGA
- a CDS encoding multicopper oxidase family protein, whose amino-acid sequence MANTTRRTFLVGSAVAGASVAAGSRLQRLEAAEPNPLRIPEIIDARRQANGITLKAQEGRTPFFTGRESATRGFNGSYLGPTLRLHRGDEVEVSVTNDMRDATAVHWHGLLVPAEADGGPHQMIQPGATWRPRLAVDQPAATLWYHAHPHGVTARQVYGGLAGMIILADDAERALGLPSEYGVDDLPVILQDKVFSEGRLLYPESPMTIMTGQRGDTVLANGTRNAVARVPAGLVRLRLLNGSNARVYDLSFSDGRAFHWIATDGGLLERPVERRSLWLAPGQRAEILVDLSDGRAVALRTDLDPTLRAGMMRMMGGAGEPLDGPTTVVRLEPQAGTPSPKRAIPERLVEPERLDSARAVRRRELRLTMGMGGMMGRGGMMGGMGPGMGRGMMGGGMGSFGIDGRAFDMDRIDQTVRLGDTEIWQVSSEMMIHPFHMHGVHFQVLSRAGSRPAINDSGPRDTVLVQEPVEILVRFTQRAASAPFMFHCHTLEHEDAGMMGQYKTSDQAI is encoded by the coding sequence ATGGCCAACACAACACGACGTACATTCCTCGTCGGTAGCGCGGTCGCCGGCGCTTCTGTGGCGGCTGGCTCGCGTCTCCAGCGGCTCGAAGCCGCCGAGCCGAATCCACTCCGCATCCCCGAGATCATCGATGCGCGGCGGCAAGCGAATGGCATTACCTTGAAAGCCCAGGAGGGTCGCACGCCCTTTTTCACAGGACGCGAATCCGCCACACGCGGCTTTAACGGAAGCTATCTTGGCCCGACGTTGCGGCTCCATCGCGGCGACGAGGTCGAAGTCTCGGTCACCAACGACATGCGCGATGCCACCGCCGTGCACTGGCACGGGCTCCTCGTCCCGGCGGAAGCCGATGGAGGTCCGCATCAGATGATCCAGCCCGGAGCGACCTGGCGGCCGCGCCTTGCGGTCGATCAACCTGCGGCGACGCTCTGGTATCACGCGCATCCGCACGGTGTGACGGCGCGGCAGGTCTATGGCGGACTTGCCGGAATGATCATCCTTGCTGATGATGCCGAGCGCGCGCTTGGACTCCCCTCCGAATACGGCGTCGACGATCTTCCGGTTATCCTGCAGGACAAGGTCTTCAGCGAGGGGCGGCTTCTCTATCCTGAGTCTCCGATGACGATCATGACCGGCCAGCGCGGCGACACCGTACTGGCCAACGGGACCAGAAATGCTGTTGCGCGTGTACCGGCCGGCCTCGTGCGGCTGCGCCTTCTCAACGGCTCCAATGCCCGCGTCTATGATCTGTCCTTCTCGGATGGCCGCGCCTTTCACTGGATCGCAACCGATGGTGGTCTGCTGGAGCGTCCGGTCGAGCGGCGCTCGCTCTGGCTTGCACCGGGACAGCGGGCCGAGATCCTCGTCGACCTTTCGGATGGGCGCGCGGTCGCGCTCCGCACCGATCTCGATCCGACCCTGCGCGCAGGCATGATGCGGATGATGGGCGGCGCGGGTGAGCCACTTGATGGCCCGACTACGGTTGTCCGGCTCGAACCGCAGGCGGGCACTCCTTCCCCAAAGCGGGCCATTCCCGAGCGCCTCGTTGAGCCCGAGCGCCTCGATTCCGCGCGCGCCGTTCGCCGCCGTGAACTACGGCTGACCATGGGAATGGGCGGCATGATGGGGCGCGGGGGCATGATGGGAGGAATGGGTCCCGGCATGGGTCGCGGAATGATGGGCGGCGGCATGGGTTCGTTCGGTATTGATGGCCGCGCTTTCGACATGGATCGAATCGACCAGACGGTTCGTCTCGGCGACACCGAGATCTGGCAAGTCTCGAGCGAGATGATGATCCATCCCTTCCATATGCATGGTGTGCATTTTCAGGTGCTGAGCCGCGCGGGCTCGCGTCCCGCAATAAATGACAGCGGGCCGCGAGACACGGTGCTGGTACAGGAGCCTGTCGAAATTCTCGTGCGCTTTACGCAGCGGGCCGCAAGCGCGCCCTTCATGTTTCACTGTCACACGCTTGAGCACGAGGATGCCGGCATGATGGGCCAATACAAGACCAGCGATCAGGCTATCTGA
- a CDS encoding EF-hand domain-containing protein codes for MRTHVLVLTASAFILAGAATSAIAQQSVGSPMMQRPSQEQTQQQVPGQGSMAGQRGMMGQGNMMGMMGQRGIGGGVPAPMGMMGRPFMMRIMFILMDADGDGTVSLQEFQAAHERIFKAMDSNKDGRLTFDEMQSFMQGSGGSLPQQ; via the coding sequence ATGCGAACGCATGTTCTTGTTCTTACCGCCTCTGCATTTATTCTGGCCGGTGCGGCTACATCCGCAATTGCGCAGCAAAGTGTCGGTAGTCCGATGATGCAGCGGCCGAGCCAGGAGCAAACGCAGCAGCAGGTCCCGGGTCAGGGGAGCATGGCCGGCCAACGAGGCATGATGGGGCAAGGCAATATGATGGGCATGATGGGGCAGCGGGGAATAGGAGGTGGTGTGCCGGCGCCGATGGGCATGATGGGCCGCCCTTTCATGATGCGCATCATGTTCATTCTGATGGATGCCGATGGTGACGGGACTGTGTCACTGCAAGAGTTTCAGGCGGCTCACGAGCGCATCTTCAAGGCAATGGACTCCAACAAGGATGGTCGCCTCACCTTTGACGAGATGCAGTCCTTCATGCAGGGCTCCGGAGGATCGCTGCCGCAGCAGTAG
- a CDS encoding twin-arginine translocation signal domain-containing protein: MAQMTRRDFLAGTAAIGVAAGAGLCLQRLEATEPNPLRIPELIDARQQANGITLKAQEGRTSFFTGRGSAMNTIGLEGGSK, translated from the coding sequence ATGGCTCAGATGACACGACGTGACTTCCTCGCCGGTACCGCCGCAATCGGCGTGGCCGCGGGGGCTGGCTTGTGTCTCCAGCGGCTCGAAGCCACCGAACCGAACCCGCTTCGTATCCCTGAGCTCATCGATGCCCGGCAGCAAGCGAATGGCATTACCTTGAAAGCCCAGGAGGGTCGCACGTCCTTTTTCACAGGACGCGGATCGGCGATGAATACGATAGGCTTGGAAGGAGGCTCAAAATGA
- a CDS encoding DUF2938 family protein, with protein sequence MTEAIEIVLTAAIVGIGGTVVLDLWSAFMQRAFDVPAINWAMVGRWVGHMPEGRFVQPDLKQADPVFGEHALGWIFHYVIGAGYGLLLVAIWGAGWLQAPSFAPPMILVLVLLVLPFFAMMPGMGLGIAGARTPEPNVTRLKSLVGHSIFGLGM encoded by the coding sequence ATGACTGAGGCAATAGAAATCGTTCTGACGGCAGCGATTGTCGGTATCGGCGGCACAGTAGTTCTGGATCTGTGGTCCGCCTTCATGCAGCGCGCCTTCGATGTGCCGGCGATCAACTGGGCAATGGTGGGCCGCTGGGTCGGTCATATGCCCGAAGGCCGGTTCGTCCAGCCCGATCTGAAGCAGGCGGACCCGGTGTTTGGCGAACATGCGCTTGGATGGATCTTTCACTATGTCATCGGCGCCGGGTACGGGCTGCTGCTTGTCGCGATCTGGGGCGCTGGTTGGTTGCAGGCTCCCAGCTTTGCCCCGCCCATGATCCTCGTGCTGGTGCTGCTCGTCCTGCCCTTTTTCGCGATGATGCCAGGCATGGGCCTGGGGATCGCGGGGGCCAGGACACCGGAGCCGAACGTAACACGTCTGAAAAGTCTCGTTGGGCACTCCATCTTTGGCCTCGGCATGTAG
- a CDS encoding response regulator, producing MQGNPHILVVDDHREIRELVSRALVREGFRVSVATDGREMRKVMADARIDLIILDLMLPGEDGLTLCRALRAESNIPIIMLTAKGDEIDRVVGLEVGADDYIPKPFGSRELIARIRAVLRRTRNDDAPDRTNRSAGYRFDRWWLDTGARELLREDGVTVPLSTGEYDLLLALVERPQRVLSRDQLLDLARGRATSAFDRSIDTQVSRLRKKLELNPNEPTIIKTVWGGGYLFAPETSRQ from the coding sequence ATGCAAGGAAACCCGCATATTCTCGTCGTAGACGACCATCGCGAAATCCGCGAACTGGTTTCACGCGCGCTCGTCAGAGAGGGCTTCCGCGTCAGTGTTGCCACCGACGGCAGGGAGATGCGCAAGGTCATGGCCGACGCCCGCATCGACCTCATCATTCTAGACCTGATGCTGCCCGGTGAGGATGGACTCACACTTTGCCGAGCGCTGCGCGCCGAATCGAACATCCCGATCATTATGTTGACCGCGAAGGGGGATGAGATCGATCGGGTTGTCGGTCTCGAGGTGGGAGCCGACGATTATATCCCCAAGCCCTTCGGCAGCCGCGAACTAATCGCCCGGATCAGGGCGGTCCTGCGCCGGACTCGCAACGACGATGCTCCGGATCGCACCAACCGCTCCGCTGGCTATCGTTTCGACCGCTGGTGGCTCGACACCGGGGCGCGTGAATTGCTTCGCGAGGATGGCGTCACGGTGCCTCTCAGCACCGGCGAGTATGATCTTCTCCTAGCGCTGGTCGAGCGTCCTCAGCGTGTCTTGAGTCGCGACCAGCTCCTGGACCTAGCTCGAGGCCGGGCAACGAGCGCATTTGACCGCAGCATCGACACCCAGGTCAGCCGCCTACGCAAGAAGCTGGAGCTAAATCCCAACGAACCGACGATTATCAAAACGGTTTGGGGAGGCGGCTATCTGTTCGCCCCCGAGACAAGCAGACAATGA
- a CDS encoding ATP-binding protein, translating into MRRFIPRGLFGQTLFVLLAGLVVSNLVGSWIYSMDRGQIVRAVGGVVITQRIINLTRLVRDAPHEWRARIVAASSDQTFNVALATKPPQTSVTEADAPAAEALKQLLAEQLSADGSVAPLVSVSQPRGMMVGLAQRMMDRNPMMRGVGGLGPLAGFRELQVAVPMQDGQWLTFVTVLPESGRAFSLRFLVSMGIMALITLLVTLWVVRRVTAPLTALAQAAQRLGEDLNAPPMPETGTVETQQAARAFNVMQSRLRRMIDDRTKMLAAISHDFRTPLTLLRLRVESVEDSAEREKMLSTIADLDSMVAATLEFASGSAQRAPRRLTDLTALMASITDDLADSGLPVSTDAAQPVIYECDPASLKRALTNLIDNAVKYGGSATATIRETAEGIEITIDDTGPGIPEEELTHVFEPLYRLESSRSRETGGMGLGLAIVQSIVRAHGGRLTLSNRPKGGLRALVALPKRKIGTGHNSPGKSSAGT; encoded by the coding sequence ATGAGGCGCTTCATTCCCCGCGGCCTGTTCGGCCAGACTCTGTTCGTGCTCCTGGCCGGGCTCGTCGTCTCAAACCTGGTCGGCTCGTGGATATACAGCATGGACCGCGGCCAAATCGTGCGTGCGGTCGGCGGGGTCGTGATCACCCAGCGCATCATAAATCTGACTCGCTTGGTGCGGGATGCACCCCACGAATGGCGTGCGCGCATCGTTGCGGCCTCCAGCGATCAGACATTCAATGTTGCACTGGCCACCAAGCCGCCACAGACGTCGGTGACCGAGGCCGATGCGCCGGCGGCCGAGGCGCTAAAGCAGCTTCTGGCCGAGCAATTGTCTGCCGATGGCAGCGTCGCGCCGCTGGTTTCGGTCTCGCAGCCGCGCGGCATGATGGTGGGCCTTGCCCAGCGGATGATGGACCGGAATCCAATGATGCGAGGGGTTGGCGGCCTGGGGCCTCTTGCAGGCTTTCGGGAGTTGCAGGTCGCCGTTCCGATGCAAGATGGACAATGGCTCACCTTTGTGACCGTCCTGCCGGAAAGCGGCAGAGCCTTTTCGCTACGCTTCCTTGTGTCCATGGGGATCATGGCGCTGATCACCCTTCTGGTGACGCTCTGGGTCGTGCGCCGGGTGACGGCGCCGCTGACGGCTCTGGCCCAAGCCGCTCAGCGGCTCGGCGAGGATCTCAATGCACCGCCGATGCCCGAAACAGGGACGGTCGAGACCCAACAGGCGGCACGTGCCTTCAATGTGATGCAGTCGCGCTTGCGCCGCATGATCGACGATCGCACGAAGATGCTGGCTGCCATTTCCCATGATTTCCGTACGCCGCTGACGCTGCTGCGGCTGCGGGTAGAGAGCGTCGAAGATTCGGCCGAACGCGAAAAGATGTTGTCGACCATAGCGGATCTGGACTCCATGGTTGCTGCAACGCTGGAGTTCGCGAGCGGCAGCGCACAACGGGCGCCACGCCGACTTACCGATCTCACAGCCCTCATGGCGAGCATAACGGACGACCTCGCCGATAGCGGCCTCCCGGTGAGCACGGATGCGGCCCAGCCAGTCATCTACGAATGCGATCCAGCGAGCCTCAAGCGCGCGCTAACCAACCTGATCGACAATGCAGTGAAATATGGTGGCAGCGCCACGGCGACGATCCGCGAAACCGCGGAGGGGATCGAGATCACGATCGACGACACCGGCCCTGGAATTCCCGAGGAGGAACTCACGCACGTCTTCGAGCCGCTCTACCGCCTGGAAAGCTCACGCAGCCGGGAAACCGGGGGGATGGGATTGGGGCTTGCGATCGTCCAGTCGATTGTTCGTGCTCATGGGGGTCGGCTCACCCTTTCAAATCGACCCAAAGGGGGGCTCCGCGCCTTGGTAGCTCTCCCCAAGAGGAAAATTGGCACGGGTCACAACAGCCCGGGAAAGTCGTCCGCAGGAACGTGA
- a CDS encoding metal/formaldehyde-sensitive transcriptional repressor: protein MSHTTREKTKLLNRVRRIRGQMEAVERALEDETGCAEVLQLIAGVRGAINGLMAEVVEDHILLHVADHDLDQEQRNEGAAELIDVVRAYLK from the coding sequence ATGTCGCATACGACCCGCGAGAAAACAAAGTTGCTGAACCGCGTGCGCCGCATTCGCGGCCAGATGGAAGCCGTCGAGCGAGCACTCGAAGACGAAACCGGCTGCGCCGAGGTGCTGCAACTGATCGCTGGCGTGCGCGGCGCCATCAACGGCCTGATGGCCGAGGTGGTCGAGGATCACATCCTGCTGCACGTCGCCGACCACGATCTGGACCAGGAGCAACGCAACGAAGGCGCCGCCGAGCTCATCGATGTCGTGCGCGCCTACCTCAAGTAA
- a CDS encoding heavy metal translocating P-type ATPase, with product MAVQDAAHRQTVNDTIEARLIAPAAGAHHHDDHDHHDHEHDHDHDHPFEWLEALRIALVAIATAAVWFRVWEPFSAVSIIGVVGLLIGGWPILKEAFENIVERRMTMELSMTIAIAAAAAIGEFFTALVITLFVLVAEVLEGLTVGRGRKAIRDLLEFLPREVSVRRAGSIRSVSAEELSVGDAILVAPGGRIPVDGTVLSGHSFVDESRITGESMPVEKTAGTHVFAGSINQSGALEVAAERIGRDTSYGKIIEAVERAEKSRAPVQRLADRLAGYLVYFALGAAVLTFLITRDIYSTISVIIVAGACGIAAGTPLAILGGIGRSARLGAIIKGGAHLETLGHVDTVVLDKTGTLTFGHPEVQQVAPVAGTTDDELLDAAATAELRSEHPLGKAIVAYARSQGRNVIEPTSFAYTLGRGIATKVAGATILVGNQIWMTENGISVPTAPGQDVATGSEILVARDGRLLGSIAVADTVRPEAKRAIEGLHLMGIRTVLLTGDARHVAMAVGSALGIKDIEAELLPEDKLARVKALVAQKRKVAMVGDGVNDAPALAEASVGVAMGSGTDVAQESADVVLLGNDLERFVETLAVARRTRGIIWQNFAGTIGVDTIGIVLAAFGFLNPLLAAGIHVVSELVFILNSARLLPTPEKTVEAPPRLKPEAAKA from the coding sequence ATGGCAGTTCAGGACGCAGCCCATCGTCAGACAGTGAACGATACCATCGAGGCGCGACTGATCGCACCGGCGGCCGGGGCGCATCATCACGATGACCATGATCACCACGACCATGAACATGACCATGATCACGACCATCCCTTCGAATGGCTCGAAGCCCTGCGCATCGCCCTCGTCGCGATTGCAACTGCGGCTGTGTGGTTCAGGGTCTGGGAGCCGTTCTCGGCGGTCAGCATCATCGGCGTCGTTGGCCTGCTGATCGGCGGCTGGCCCATCCTCAAGGAAGCCTTCGAAAACATCGTCGAGCGCCGTATGACAATGGAGCTGTCGATGACGATCGCAATCGCTGCGGCCGCCGCCATCGGCGAGTTCTTCACCGCGCTCGTCATCACCTTGTTCGTTCTGGTCGCTGAGGTTCTGGAGGGCCTGACTGTCGGCCGTGGCCGCAAGGCGATCCGCGATCTTCTCGAGTTCTTGCCACGCGAGGTCTCGGTGCGCCGCGCCGGATCTATCCGGTCAGTCTCGGCGGAGGAATTGTCGGTCGGCGATGCCATCCTAGTCGCGCCCGGCGGCCGCATTCCTGTCGACGGGACCGTGCTCTCAGGTCATTCCTTCGTCGACGAATCCCGCATCACCGGCGAATCCATGCCCGTCGAGAAGACGGCCGGCACTCACGTCTTCGCCGGCTCCATCAACCAGTCAGGTGCGCTGGAGGTTGCCGCCGAACGGATCGGCCGTGACACGAGCTACGGCAAGATCATCGAGGCGGTTGAACGAGCCGAAAAATCCCGCGCCCCGGTCCAGCGTCTCGCGGACCGTCTGGCCGGCTATCTCGTTTATTTTGCGCTCGGCGCCGCTGTCCTGACATTCCTGATCACGCGCGACATCTACTCGACGATCTCGGTCATCATCGTCGCCGGCGCCTGTGGCATCGCCGCCGGCACGCCGCTCGCCATTCTCGGCGGCATCGGCCGCTCAGCCCGGCTTGGCGCTATCATCAAGGGCGGCGCGCATCTGGAGACCCTGGGCCATGTCGATACCGTCGTGCTCGACAAGACCGGTACACTGACCTTCGGGCACCCGGAAGTGCAGCAAGTTGCCCCCGTCGCTGGCACAACTGACGATGAGCTTCTCGACGCTGCAGCCACGGCCGAGCTGCGTTCCGAGCACCCACTCGGCAAGGCGATCGTCGCCTATGCCCGCAGCCAAGGCCGCAACGTGATCGAGCCAACAAGCTTCGCCTACACACTAGGCCGCGGCATCGCGACCAAGGTCGCTGGCGCTACCATCTTGGTCGGTAATCAGATCTGGATGACGGAGAATGGGATCAGCGTGCCCACCGCCCCTGGTCAGGACGTCGCGACGGGCTCCGAGATCCTTGTCGCCCGTGATGGCCGCTTGCTGGGCTCCATAGCGGTCGCTGACACCGTCCGCCCCGAAGCCAAGCGCGCTATCGAGGGCTTGCATCTAATGGGTATCCGGACTGTTTTGCTGACCGGCGATGCGCGCCACGTCGCAATGGCTGTCGGCTCGGCCCTTGGTATTAAGGACATCGAGGCTGAACTGCTGCCCGAGGACAAGCTGGCGCGCGTCAAAGCGCTCGTTGCGCAGAAACGTAAGGTCGCCATGGTCGGCGATGGCGTCAATGACGCGCCTGCGCTCGCCGAAGCCAGCGTCGGCGTTGCCATGGGATCGGGCACCGATGTCGCCCAAGAAAGCGCCGACGTGGTGTTGCTGGGCAACGATCTCGAGCGCTTCGTCGAAACGCTTGCCGTTGCCAGAAGGACAAGGGGCATCATCTGGCAGAACTTCGCCGGCACCATCGGTGTCGACACAATCGGCATTGTGCTCGCCGCCTTCGGCTTCCTCAACCCGCTGCTTGCGGCAGGCATCCATGTCGTCTCGGAGCTGGTGTTCATCCTCAACTCCGCCCGGCTGCTGCCGACGCCCGAGAAGACGGTCGAAGCCCCACCTCGACTCAAGCCTGAAGCCGCAAAGGCTTGA